ATCACACACGCGTAAATTATTAAAAAGCGACTTTATAGTCGCTTTTTTTATCGGAGAAGAAAATGACAAAGAAAGTAGTCGAAGTCGCGGTTGGCGTAATAAAGCGTGATGAGCACATATTTATTACTAAGCGTGATGAGTCTCAACATCAAGGTGGTCTTTGGGAATTCCCTGGCGGTAAAATTGAAGCAGGTGAATCAGTCACTGAAGCGCTGACGAGAGAATTAAAAGAAGAAGTGAATATCGACGTGCATAGTTCACAAAGTTTGCTAGATATTGAACATGACTATGGTGATAAGTGTGTGAAGTTGTTTATTCATATCGTTGACGACTTCTCTGGCGAGGCAACTGGACTCGAAGGGCAGGCATCACAGTGGGTTGCAATCAATGATCTGAACAATTGGGCGTTTCCTGCTGCAAATGTTGCCATTATTGATGCGTTACAAAAACAGTAACTAGCTAATAAAAGAGTGATGGCTTCAGCGTTTTGAATTGACAGTAGCAAGAAAGCGCTTTTATAAAAAAGTGGCTAAATAATACTGCTTCTGAGAGCTAAAAAGTCAGATATAACCGTAATTTAATAAAATTTAATTTATCTAAACCCGCGAAATTGCGGGTTTTTTTATTTTATGAGCTGTTCATGGAAAATATTTGATAGCGCTGTCATTTTGCATTTACTATGATGAAATTATTGAACTGAAAATCGCACTCGCAATAAACATGGGCGTGCAGTTCTTACTTTGTCGTCCTAAGCTAACTGTAGTGGCGAGTCGACCGTATTTTACGTTTACCAAGGAGCTAAAATGATAAACAAGAAATTTGCTCTAGCGGGTATCATGGCTGCAATGCCATTATTTGCTCAAGCTGGTTTATCTCAACAACAAGTAGATAATTTCGCAAAAGGTACAGAACTGACTTTTGCAGTTGAAGACAACTTTCATAACGGTGCAGCCAGTTTTATCGGTTCTATGCGTTTACAAAATAATTCGTCAGTTGCTTTGCCAAAAGGCAAAAGTGATTGGCAAATTTACGTGCATTCAGTGCGTAAAATTTCAAAGGTCAATACGCAAGGTATTGCTATTGAACACATCAATGGTGACTTACACCGTTTTGTACCAACAAACGAGTTTAAAGGCCTAAAGGCTGGTGAAAGTTTAAATGTCGAGTTTGAAGCGGGGGCTTGGGTGGCCTCATATTCAGACTTTATGCCACGTGCTTTCTTAGTCAGTAACAAACAAAAACCAGCAATTTTTGCTAATACTGACACCGAAGACCTCACTACATTTATTGCGCCATTTGAACGTGATAATCAGCTTTATCGTTACAACGAGCCAAAAGATCAGACAAAGCTTGCCACTCCAGCGCTACGTTTTGAGCGTAATCAAAGCAATATTGAAGTAAGCAAAGAAGATGCGCTAAAACGTATTATTCCAAAGCCTCACTCGGTTGACTTCAACCGCGGGACTGCAGAGCTTGATAGCAGTTGGCAGATTCGTTTCGCTGGACGATTAAAGTCAGAAGTGGCCGTTTTCCAAGAAGATCTTGCCGACTATGGTTTAACACTCAAGGCTGAAGCCGATCATATTTCAGCAGGCAAAACGCCGACTATTTTCTTGAAAGTGAATGATGCACTAAAAGTTGATGGTAAAGTGGCTTCTGAAAGCTATCACCTAGAAATTGATGATGACAAAGTAGTTATTACAGGTAGCGACAACGCGGGGGTCTTTTACGGTATTCAAAGCTTCTTAGCGCTAATCCCTGCAGATGCAAAAAATACAGTGTCAGTGCCAAACGTAGAGATTGAAGATACGCCGCGTTTTGCTTGGCGTGGTATGCATTACGATAATGGTCGTAACTATCATGGTAAAGATGCGCTGTTCAAAATGGTTGAACAGATGGGTCGTTATAAAATGAATAAGTTCCACTGGCACTTTTCTGAAGATGAGGGCTGGCGCTTAGAGATCCCCGGGTTACCTGAGCTAACAGACATTGGCGGTTATCGTTGTTTCGATTTAGAAGAGCGTAGCTGTTTGTTAACTCAGTTAGGTACTGGGCCATTTAAGTCGGGCACAGGTAATGGTTATTTAAGCCGTGAGGACTTCGTTGAGTTATTAAAATTTGCTAAATCGCGCCATATTGACATCATTCCTGAAATTGAAGGTCCGGGTCACGCGCGTGCCTCAATTATCGCGATGGAAGCGCGTTATGATCGCTTAATGGCAGAAGGTAAACCTGAAGAGGCTAAAACGTATCTATTATCTGATCCTAAAGACACGTCTCAGTACTTAACGGTTCAAAATTACACAGACAATTCAATGAATGCGTGTATGGATTCGACTTACGCGTTTATTGAAAAAGTTACTTACGAACTGCAAAACATGTATCGCGAAGCAGGTACGCGTTTAACTAATCTTCACTTTGGTGGTGACGAAGTCGGTGCTGGCTCTTGGGTTGGTTCACCGGCGTGTCAGGCAATGTTCGCTGATCCGAATAATGGCGTAGCAGGTCCAAATGATTTAAAACCTTACTTCACTCAGCGTGTTGCAACTATGTTTGCTAAACGTGGCATTGCACCAGGTGCGTGGGAAGATGGGTTAATGTACGACAAAATTAACCCGTTTAAGCGTGATGAATTCCCTAATGAGGTATTTACTGCCAACGTATGGGATAACATCTGGGAGTGGGGTGTGGCAGATAGAGCACACCGTCTAGCAAACAATGGCTATCAGGTTATTTTATCTCATGGTACGCACTTGTACTTTGACCACCCTTATGAAGCGCATCCTGAAGAACGTGGCTACTACTGGGCGACGCGTTATACAGACACAAAGAAAACATTTAGCTATATGCCGGATGATGTCTATGCTAATGCCGACTATACCCGCAGCCGTGAGCCAATTGTTAATTTAGAAGCATTAGTCGGTCGTGAGCTCCCGAAACTTGAAAAGCCAGAAAATATTTTAGGTATTCAAGGTCAGGTTTGGAGTGAAACTATCCGTACTGAAGATCAAGTATTACGCATGGTATTCCCGCGTATCCTTGCTGTTGCTGAGCGTGCTTGGCACAAAGCAAGCTGGGAAGGCAGTAAGATTGAACCAAAGGCATTTGCAAAAGACTGGCACACTTATGCTGCTGCATTGAGTGTGAAAGAGCTCGCTAAACTTGAGCGTGATGGTGTTAATGTCAATTTACCTGTACCTGGCGCAAAAGTTGAAAGCGGTCAGCTAGTGGCTAATTCTGCGTTCCCACATTTAGAGATTCAATACAGTACAGATGGCGGTCAATCTTGGTCAGAGTACACCTCACCTGTTTCTGTAAGTGGTAAAAATGCAGTGCAATTACGCACAACATTAAACGGCAAAAAGTTTAGCCGTGTTACGCAGTTAACACTTTAGTAAAGAGTTGAAAATAAAGAAATACCCCTATGGATTTTAGTATTGGCACAGGCGGCAAAAATCATGAGGGGCCTGAACATAGCTAGTCTATGAGATGGTCCGAATGATCGCAGCCAACACATGACAATATTAAAAGACGACGGGAAAAAGGGCCGAATGGCCCTTTTTTAATTAGCTGGTAAGGCTAGTAATAGAACAAATTTTAACGTAAAGTAAAATGTCAGCGCTGTCATTTTTGTTTACATGATGTTAAAAGCTGAAAAGATTTTATGGCATTGTGCCAATCTGACATAATTAAAATCACACAACGAGTAGAAGTTTATGGAAGCAACTGTGTCAAATTCAACGACGACTAAAAGCAATGCCATTCCTTTGGCTATCGTTGCGGCGATGTTCTTTATTCTGGGTTTTGTTACCTGGTTGAATGGTTCATTAATGCCGTATCTAAAGCAACTTTTTGATCTGACACCTATTCAGGCGTCTTTGATCTTATTCTCTTTTTATATTGCAGTGACATTTACTGCTATCCCATCGGCAAAATTTGTTAAGAAAGTGGGATACAAAAACGGTATGGCCATCAGTATCGGTATGATGATGGCAACAGCTCTGTTATATATCCCTGCAGCGAAAACTCAGGTATTTGCGTTGTTCCTAGTGGCGCAGTTTACTATGGGTATCGCGCAAACAATTCTACAAACCGCGGTTAACCCTTACGTAGTACGTTTAGGCCCTGAAGAGTCGGCAGCGGCACGTGTAAGTATCATGGGTATTCTTAACAAGTTTGCCGGTGTTATAGCACCTCTAGCGTTTACAGCACTTGTGTTAGGTGGCTTTAGTGAAGCGGCTTCAAGCGCGCCTTTATCACAAGTTGAAAAAGA
The Pseudoalteromonas phenolica genome window above contains:
- the mutT gene encoding 8-oxo-dGTP diphosphatase MutT codes for the protein MTKKVVEVAVGVIKRDEHIFITKRDESQHQGGLWEFPGGKIEAGESVTEALTRELKEEVNIDVHSSQSLLDIEHDYGDKCVKLFIHIVDDFSGEATGLEGQASQWVAINDLNNWAFPAANVAIIDALQKQ
- a CDS encoding family 20 glycosylhydrolase; translated protein: MINKKFALAGIMAAMPLFAQAGLSQQQVDNFAKGTELTFAVEDNFHNGAASFIGSMRLQNNSSVALPKGKSDWQIYVHSVRKISKVNTQGIAIEHINGDLHRFVPTNEFKGLKAGESLNVEFEAGAWVASYSDFMPRAFLVSNKQKPAIFANTDTEDLTTFIAPFERDNQLYRYNEPKDQTKLATPALRFERNQSNIEVSKEDALKRIIPKPHSVDFNRGTAELDSSWQIRFAGRLKSEVAVFQEDLADYGLTLKAEADHISAGKTPTIFLKVNDALKVDGKVASESYHLEIDDDKVVITGSDNAGVFYGIQSFLALIPADAKNTVSVPNVEIEDTPRFAWRGMHYDNGRNYHGKDALFKMVEQMGRYKMNKFHWHFSEDEGWRLEIPGLPELTDIGGYRCFDLEERSCLLTQLGTGPFKSGTGNGYLSREDFVELLKFAKSRHIDIIPEIEGPGHARASIIAMEARYDRLMAEGKPEEAKTYLLSDPKDTSQYLTVQNYTDNSMNACMDSTYAFIEKVTYELQNMYREAGTRLTNLHFGGDEVGAGSWVGSPACQAMFADPNNGVAGPNDLKPYFTQRVATMFAKRGIAPGAWEDGLMYDKINPFKRDEFPNEVFTANVWDNIWEWGVADRAHRLANNGYQVILSHGTHLYFDHPYEAHPEERGYYWATRYTDTKKTFSYMPDDVYANADYTRSREPIVNLEALVGRELPKLEKPENILGIQGQVWSETIRTEDQVLRMVFPRILAVAERAWHKASWEGSKIEPKAFAKDWHTYAAALSVKELAKLERDGVNVNLPVPGAKVESGQLVANSAFPHLEIQYSTDGGQSWSEYTSPVSVSGKNAVQLRTTLNGKKFSRVTQLTL